Proteins co-encoded in one Christiangramia fulva genomic window:
- a CDS encoding response regulator, with amino-acid sequence MPNIYRVLIVDDDKIIQFIHGKLLEKNNVSVERTFNNGKEVLNYIRFKETANFLILLDLNMPVMDGWTFLKEIEKSPAFSALKIIVVSSSTIDSEKVKAKKYSQVKAIFEKPINKSSIDIIIDLIKPTVS; translated from the coding sequence ATGCCAAATATATATAGAGTCCTCATTGTAGACGATGATAAAATAATTCAGTTTATCCATGGAAAATTACTGGAAAAAAATAATGTCTCAGTAGAAAGAACCTTTAATAATGGAAAGGAAGTTCTAAATTATATTCGATTTAAGGAAACCGCAAATTTTCTTATCCTACTAGATTTAAATATGCCTGTTATGGATGGATGGACCTTCTTAAAAGAAATCGAAAAGTCTCCGGCATTCAGTGCTCTGAAAATTATTGTTGTTAGTTCCTCCACAATTGATAGTGAAAAGGTAAAGGCAAAAAAATATTCGCAAGTAAAGGCTATTTTTGAAAAACCTATTAATAAAAGCTCGATAGATATAATAATAGACCTTATAAAACCTACGGTAAGTTAA
- a CDS encoding DUF4402 domain-containing protein: MKMLFLFFLLLQVSAVSAQNIFISVTQELNFGDFYLLNSSQNATIRVAPTGEWSNTGNATQINPNHSPAIFSISTDSTTPIMVQVHTTPGVMTNSEGLQVELLSEETNTVYTLQKDHSLEIPIGGILKIHNGEALNGTFSGNLSLWATIINE; this comes from the coding sequence ATGAAAATGCTCTTCTTATTTTTTCTATTGCTCCAGGTTTCAGCCGTGTCTGCACAAAATATCTTTATTTCTGTGACCCAGGAATTGAACTTTGGTGATTTCTATCTTTTAAATTCCTCCCAAAATGCCACTATTCGTGTAGCTCCAACGGGTGAATGGTCGAACACGGGTAATGCAACCCAAATCAATCCAAATCATAGTCCTGCCATTTTTTCTATTTCTACAGATAGCACAACCCCTATTATGGTACAGGTCCATACCACACCCGGAGTAATGACAAATTCCGAGGGGCTGCAAGTAGAACTTCTTTCAGAAGAAACCAATACGGTATATACCCTTCAAAAAGATCATTCATTGGAAATCCCGATTGGAGGAATCCTTAAAATCCATAATGGTGAGGCCCTTAATGGAACTTTTTCAGGAAATCTTTCGCTCTGGGCTACTATCATAAATGAATAG
- a CDS encoding carboxypeptidase-like regulatory domain-containing protein, producing MPATEITSLICGDQALISITELFQFLQIKNSLSDDNSQIKGFFITTENNFTIDTNQKLIKFNGKSYVLEEGALISTKTNLFLKLNYLGDIFGLNATFNFRKLSISIETDLELPSVKAARLKMRRENLNKITHEFDVDTSIKRDKKPFHFGVVDWNLLSHQDLNGYRYNWFNAGFGAMLAGGELTGRFNYNSKKKITLRNQFLTWRYVSDNNSLFQQIQLGKIVPNSTASLFNPVVGFQISNIPATRKKSLGTYTISDYTQPNWIVELYINNTMVDYTRADESGFFSFKVPVFYGSTEITLKYFGPFGEEDTASKILTIPYNFMPAGDFQYSLSSGMIEDGQKNIIANLRTQYGLSRDITIGSGIEYLSSLKEDPFIPFVNASVRLPNNIILSTEYMHKVGFFGNLNYRSASDFRIDLKYKKYRPGQQAIPFGYLEERVAEIFMPVKGALFSGISRLSFRQNFLRENNFINALWQLTGRSLGMNYSLSTEAFISSFGNSQFYSKLQTFIHFPANFLFSPQIQVDLRDGEVNFLRGELRKKLFNEAFIIASYNQNFKYNQFSLNLGFSLNTNFSRIGINSSFENRNISFSESISGSAQIDVMNDYYKISSRSSLGQGSVKFSAFLDINNNSMKDPLEPILDGLEIISLDGTPKDKKNKEIIYSHLEPYKTYNFKVETAQLENIAWISEIHSLEIVLNPNQVKNVQIPIKVVGEISGYVMDNTAKGIGGIKIAIYNRKGEIIKTLLSAPDGYFNFLGLPSGHYSVQPLPSQLKKIGFYCNDKIPFLIENSVEGDIIDTLNFRLVEIEGG from the coding sequence ATGCCCGCCACTGAGATCACTTCTTTAATTTGCGGGGATCAGGCATTAATATCCATTACAGAGCTATTTCAATTCTTACAAATTAAAAACAGCTTAAGCGATGACAATTCGCAGATCAAAGGCTTTTTTATAACTACTGAAAATAATTTTACGATAGATACTAATCAAAAACTGATAAAATTTAATGGAAAAAGTTATGTTCTTGAAGAAGGAGCCTTGATTTCAACAAAAACTAACCTTTTTTTGAAGCTGAATTATTTAGGAGATATTTTTGGTTTAAATGCAACATTTAATTTTCGAAAACTCTCCATTTCCATAGAAACCGACCTGGAATTACCTTCAGTAAAAGCAGCCCGATTGAAGATGCGAAGGGAAAATCTTAATAAAATCACACATGAATTCGATGTTGATACTTCTATCAAGCGGGATAAGAAGCCTTTTCATTTTGGTGTTGTAGATTGGAACCTTCTCTCCCATCAGGACTTAAATGGTTACCGCTATAACTGGTTTAATGCCGGGTTTGGAGCTATGCTGGCTGGAGGTGAATTAACAGGAAGGTTTAATTACAATTCTAAAAAGAAAATAACTTTAAGAAACCAGTTTCTAACCTGGCGTTATGTTAGCGATAACAATTCTCTTTTTCAACAAATTCAGTTAGGTAAAATAGTCCCCAATTCTACAGCTTCACTGTTTAACCCGGTGGTGGGATTTCAAATTTCCAATATCCCTGCCACGCGAAAAAAGAGCCTTGGAACCTATACAATAAGTGATTATACCCAACCCAACTGGATTGTTGAGCTATATATCAATAACACCATGGTTGATTATACTCGTGCCGATGAATCGGGATTCTTTTCTTTTAAGGTACCTGTTTTTTATGGAAGTACCGAAATTACCTTAAAGTATTTTGGTCCCTTCGGAGAAGAAGATACCGCATCAAAAATATTGACAATCCCTTATAATTTTATGCCTGCCGGTGATTTTCAATATTCCCTCTCTTCAGGTATGATTGAAGATGGACAAAAAAATATTATCGCCAATCTTCGCACCCAATATGGTTTGTCCAGAGATATCACCATAGGTTCGGGGATCGAATATCTCTCTTCCTTAAAAGAAGATCCGTTTATTCCTTTTGTTAATGCTTCGGTGAGACTGCCAAATAATATCATTCTTTCAACAGAATACATGCACAAGGTGGGATTTTTCGGAAATCTTAATTACAGATCAGCTTCCGATTTCAGGATTGATCTAAAATATAAAAAGTACAGGCCAGGACAGCAGGCGATACCCTTTGGATATCTCGAGGAAAGAGTTGCCGAAATTTTTATGCCGGTTAAGGGTGCACTTTTTTCGGGTATTTCAAGGCTTTCTTTCCGCCAAAATTTTTTAAGAGAAAATAACTTTATCAATGCTTTATGGCAACTAACCGGAAGAAGTTTGGGTATGAACTATAGCCTCTCTACCGAAGCCTTCATTAGCTCATTTGGCAATAGCCAATTTTACAGTAAATTACAAACCTTTATACATTTTCCAGCGAATTTTTTATTCTCACCTCAAATTCAGGTTGATTTAAGGGATGGTGAAGTAAATTTTTTAAGAGGTGAATTAAGAAAAAAATTATTCAATGAAGCCTTTATTATTGCTTCCTATAACCAAAATTTTAAATATAACCAGTTTTCCTTAAATCTGGGATTTTCACTGAACACCAATTTTTCACGAATAGGCATAAATAGCTCTTTTGAAAACAGGAATATTTCTTTTTCAGAATCCATTTCCGGAAGCGCCCAGATTGATGTTATGAATGATTATTATAAAATTTCTTCAAGATCATCGCTTGGTCAGGGATCGGTAAAGTTTTCCGCCTTTTTGGATATTAATAATAATTCCATGAAAGATCCTCTTGAACCGATCCTCGACGGTTTAGAGATTATTTCGTTAGATGGTACCCCAAAAGATAAAAAGAACAAAGAAATCATTTATTCCCACCTGGAACCTTATAAAACTTATAATTTCAAAGTGGAAACAGCACAGTTAGAAAATATTGCCTGGATAAGTGAAATCCATTCCTTGGAAATTGTTTTAAACCCAAACCAGGTCAAGAATGTGCAAATACCTATTAAAGTTGTGGGTGAAATTTCTGGATATGTTATGGATAACACAGCAAAAGGTATTGGCGGAATAAAAATCGCCATTTATAACAGGAAGGGGGAAATCATTAAGACCCTCCTGTCTGCACCCGATGGATATTTCAATTTTCTGGGTCTGCCTTCAGGACATTACAGCGTCCAACCACTACCCTCACAATTAAAAAAAATAGGTTTTTATTGCAATGATAAAATCCCTTTTTTAATCGAAAACTCTGTGGAGGGAGATATTATCGACACTTTAAATTTTCGGTTAGTTGAAATTGAAGGAGGATAA
- a CDS encoding RteC domain-containing protein yields the protein MKKAQQRYYLFSLNAKGMCEELLDNFTTKLELINKSGQSILERAEKGILLCNTTLTKLQNFVEKEDFEDKAVEIEFFKNIKPYPMSYLIYFTEVRSCELDIPKVGVKPKVRYLEKEIKKINKFFTRNNDFVHYMEQDHTYLDHQFFTRNYRNNFPFTPTINYYQYPEFSTSHDMLWAKVQAMYRFIHYIRERLQEIQPGHETLQLQKSHKLLMWSGSKTALVELIYALYASGDINHGTVDLSNIISSFEDFFNIRLQNSYKTWSEIKARKGERIKYLPQLMLYLEQKMQRDDE from the coding sequence TTGAAAAAGGCCCAACAACGTTATTACCTGTTTTCCTTAAATGCAAAAGGGATGTGTGAGGAATTGCTTGATAATTTTACAACGAAACTCGAGCTCATTAACAAATCGGGACAATCCATATTAGAGAGAGCAGAGAAGGGGATATTGTTGTGTAATACAACTTTGACAAAGCTTCAGAACTTTGTAGAAAAGGAGGATTTTGAGGATAAGGCTGTCGAAATTGAATTTTTTAAAAATATCAAGCCTTACCCCATGAGCTACCTCATTTATTTTACCGAGGTAAGAAGTTGCGAGCTTGATATTCCTAAAGTCGGGGTAAAACCTAAAGTTCGCTATCTGGAAAAGGAAATCAAAAAGATCAATAAATTTTTTACCCGTAATAATGATTTTGTGCATTATATGGAGCAGGATCATACCTATCTGGATCACCAGTTCTTTACCAGGAATTATAGAAATAATTTTCCCTTTACCCCAACCATCAATTATTATCAATACCCGGAGTTTTCGACCTCCCACGATATGTTATGGGCAAAGGTACAGGCCATGTACCGGTTTATTCATTATATCAGGGAGCGCTTACAAGAGATCCAGCCCGGCCATGAAACCCTTCAACTACAAAAATCCCATAAGCTGCTCATGTGGTCGGGTTCCAAAACCGCTCTTGTAGAACTAATTTATGCGCTCTATGCCAGTGGAGACATCAACCATGGTACTGTAGACTTAAGCAACATTATCTCTTCTTTTGAAGACTTCTTTAATATTCGTCTTCAAAATTCTTATAAGACCTGGTCTGAGATAAAAGCCAGGAAAGGCGAGCGAATAAAATACCTTCCACAACTCATGCTTTACCTTGAGCAAAAAATGCAACGGGATGATGAATGA
- a CDS encoding cell division protein ZapE yields the protein MINPCKISDGGVEYILGTFDGEKAVYDFPKILEFFERKGRELFGGHFRIYPADHEILHKLCNYAIRDPVNCEKYGLDPNKGLLLSGPVGCGKTTLMKLLRHLVPHQRKYEVIPCRNIVFGFNHVGYKTIEDYGNNSFICFDDMGVEPAGRYYGKDCNVIGEIMLSRYELFLSNKVKTHATTNLNADEMEERYGSRVRSRMRHLFNLIAFDSETPDKRK from the coding sequence ATGATCAACCCCTGTAAAATATCAGATGGTGGGGTAGAGTATATCCTGGGAACCTTTGACGGGGAAAAGGCCGTTTATGATTTTCCTAAGATCCTGGAATTTTTCGAAAGGAAAGGCAGGGAATTGTTCGGCGGACATTTCAGGATTTACCCTGCTGATCATGAGATACTTCATAAACTCTGCAACTATGCCATTCGCGACCCCGTCAACTGCGAAAAATACGGTTTGGATCCCAATAAAGGATTGCTGCTGAGTGGTCCTGTAGGCTGTGGAAAAACCACACTGATGAAACTGCTAAGGCATCTGGTGCCTCACCAGCGCAAGTATGAAGTCATTCCCTGCCGAAATATTGTGTTTGGGTTCAATCATGTGGGATACAAAACCATTGAAGATTATGGAAACAATAGTTTTATCTGTTTTGATGATATGGGAGTGGAACCCGCAGGACGGTACTACGGGAAAGATTGCAATGTGATCGGAGAGATCATGCTCTCGAGGTATGAACTTTTCCTGTCCAACAAAGTAAAAACCCATGCGACCACAAACCTCAATGCCGACGAAATGGAGGAGCGCTATGGCAGCAGGGTAAGAAGCCGGATGCGGCATCTTTTTAATCTCATCGCTTTTGACAGCGAAACACCTGATAAAAGAAAATAA
- a CDS encoding conjugal transfer protein TraK: protein MKTPYMHIYRVLRLNRFVVLTVIFISFGSSVISLVQVRKAYRELLDKAFVVNGDGSVVPLSLVNQRENLEVEARAHLDLFHRYFFDLNTSNYESSLEKALWLGNSSVDEVYRQKKADGVYNRLLQYSLVQKVTDLHSELDLSKSPFKFRTTLHFEINRGSITDRYELVTTGKLIRVDRNFPNNPHGLLIIDFFENSLKKLPNENK from the coding sequence ATGAAAACACCATATATGCATATTTATCGAGTCCTGCGCCTTAATCGATTCGTGGTGCTGACCGTGATCTTCATTTCCTTTGGCAGTAGTGTAATTTCTCTGGTACAGGTCCGTAAAGCCTACCGGGAATTACTGGATAAGGCTTTTGTTGTAAATGGAGATGGGAGTGTAGTACCACTTTCCCTTGTCAACCAACGGGAAAACCTGGAAGTAGAAGCCCGGGCTCACCTGGATCTTTTTCATCGGTATTTCTTCGATCTCAATACCAGTAATTACGAATCGAGCCTGGAAAAAGCCCTTTGGTTAGGGAACAGTTCTGTAGATGAAGTTTACCGGCAGAAAAAGGCCGATGGCGTTTACAATCGGCTTTTGCAGTATTCACTGGTTCAAAAAGTAACCGACCTGCATTCTGAGCTGGATCTATCAAAGAGTCCCTTTAAGTTTAGGACCACGCTGCATTTTGAGATCAACCGTGGAAGTATTACCGATCGATACGAGTTAGTCACAACCGGAAAACTTATACGTGTGGATCGAAATTTCCCCAATAATCCGCATGGATTATTGATCATCGATTTTTTTGAAAACAGTTTAAAAAAGTTACCCAATGAAAATAAATAA
- a CDS encoding conjugal transfer protein — protein sequence MKRIFILSLMVFLSFSRLAAQGMPVYDNTNFLALGQQLIESAKQTSQLLQTVRFLQEQKERIEQVSQVIQQLKTVREIISNYEELYTTVRSDLQEILNSPYIHGDEVTIISESFNTLMDTALEDLQFMQDLLTSNYLEMTDAERLSILEAQRKRSREMIQEISLKKKRYQHIIEFRQVKESINGRPAKY from the coding sequence ATGAAACGAATTTTTATTCTCAGCCTAATGGTGTTTTTAAGTTTTTCAAGGCTGGCTGCCCAGGGCATGCCCGTCTATGACAACACCAACTTTTTAGCCCTTGGCCAGCAGCTTATAGAGTCTGCCAAGCAAACCTCCCAGCTGTTACAAACAGTAAGATTTCTCCAGGAGCAAAAAGAACGGATCGAGCAGGTAAGCCAGGTCATTCAGCAACTGAAAACCGTTCGGGAAATTATTTCCAATTATGAAGAACTCTATACTACCGTTCGTAGCGATCTACAGGAGATATTAAACTCTCCCTATATCCATGGAGATGAAGTCACCATCATTAGTGAATCCTTTAATACTTTAATGGATACCGCCCTGGAGGATCTACAGTTTATGCAGGATTTGCTTACTAGCAATTACCTGGAAATGACCGATGCAGAGCGGCTGTCCATTTTGGAAGCTCAGCGAAAACGCTCACGAGAAATGATCCAGGAGATCAGTCTTAAGAAGAAGCGCTACCAGCATATTATAGAATTTCGTCAGGTTAAGGAATCTATTAACGGTCGGCCCGCTAAATACTAA
- a CDS encoding helix-turn-helix domain-containing protein, whose amino-acid sequence MPTSIITTEDLQAFKEEMLTEIEAMLSKQQGGFTKKWLKSTEVMELLKISPGTLQNFRVNGTLPYTKIGGIIYYEASDIQEVLTANKIHHNF is encoded by the coding sequence ATGCCAACAAGTATTATTACCACCGAGGATCTCCAAGCTTTCAAGGAAGAAATGCTTACAGAGATCGAAGCAATGCTCAGCAAACAGCAGGGCGGATTCACCAAAAAATGGTTAAAGTCAACCGAAGTCATGGAACTCCTTAAGATCTCCCCTGGAACTCTTCAGAACTTTAGGGTCAACGGCACCCTTCCGTATACCAAAATTGGAGGGATTATTTATTATGAAGCATCGGATATCCAAGAAGTATTAACGGCTAATAAGATCCATCATAATTTTTAG
- a CDS encoding molecular chaperone translates to MRMNCNTQALLILFFLSLITFNLSAQGDLLIFPKRIVFEGTRNRVQTLNLNNSGTETTTYRISYIEIKMDVDGKFQKITEPDSLQYFASPYLRFFPRSITLAPKETQVIKIQLTKTGELQPGEYRSHLYIQALPKEDALESPKKGKTEGIKINLTPIYGISIANIIRVGNPNAEVTIENTSFEKFKGSIPIVSMDFRRKGNASVYGDIIVKHISPDGKETEVAKMKGFAVYTPGSLRKTRIKLLAPEEINYNSGTLKISYYSQKKPKEKFAEATLDL, encoded by the coding sequence ATGAGAATGAATTGCAATACCCAAGCCCTATTAATACTTTTTTTTCTAAGCCTAATCACTTTTAACCTTTCCGCACAGGGAGACCTTTTGATCTTTCCCAAGCGAATTGTCTTTGAAGGCACTCGCAACCGGGTCCAAACCCTTAACCTGAATAATAGCGGGACCGAAACTACCACCTACAGAATTTCGTACATAGAGATAAAAATGGATGTAGATGGTAAATTTCAAAAAATAACGGAACCTGATTCCTTGCAATATTTTGCCTCCCCTTACCTTCGCTTTTTTCCCCGTAGCATCACACTGGCACCTAAAGAAACCCAGGTAATTAAAATTCAGTTAACAAAAACCGGTGAATTACAGCCCGGAGAATATCGTTCCCACCTTTACATACAGGCACTACCTAAGGAAGACGCCCTTGAATCTCCTAAAAAGGGTAAAACTGAGGGCATTAAAATTAATCTCACCCCAATCTATGGGATAAGCATTGCCAATATTATACGAGTGGGGAATCCAAATGCGGAAGTAACTATTGAAAATACCAGCTTTGAAAAATTTAAGGGTTCCATTCCCATCGTTTCTATGGATTTTAGGCGTAAGGGGAATGCTTCAGTTTACGGTGACATAATTGTTAAACATATTTCCCCCGATGGAAAGGAAACCGAAGTTGCAAAAATGAAAGGATTTGCAGTGTATACCCCAGGCTCGCTTCGAAAAACGCGGATTAAACTCCTTGCTCCAGAAGAAATAAATTATAATAGCGGTACACTGAAAATTTCCTATTATTCACAAAAGAAACCAAAAGAAAAATTTGCGGAGGCCACACTGGATCTATAA
- a CDS encoding TraG family conjugative transposon ATPase yields the protein MRINLHAYYPIISQQGDAVFLGNGNFCLAYRVRLPEIYSLSETDFEKLHTWWHQAFKGLPSGTVIHKQDVYLKQAFNGERLPGESFLARATSNYFHGREFLSHQSYLFFCWPSNRLFNRGAVMNPFLKIKKEFPITADGSCQLFEAAVHEAVNFLNTTALIDLEEMKAEEVIKLTDSYFNGFGQDADTDIRSGQLHLEIGEKPYGMLAVNSELCFSGGVSTSRMNPRFSMGDISFHQGFIDNLGLEFSRNHVVNQIMYLDDRSHWLSILNKRREELSKSIRFGTQNKVILERIEKILGEINRDDQARIIRGQLNVLFWSEEKSQLSKLGGQLKGALKDLDIRPYQPSGKELQRYFLTSYFGFSSGFCNEDLYVSDLRHGLCLWLNNTSYTSDGAGIIFNDRLQNIPVRKDVWDEGKKRIKARNFAIFAPTGEGKSFLANNILRQYFENGTRLVIIDLGGSYSKFALLYPDDQVVLRYEDGKNLGINPFYMAGPDDLSPERIEDLAGFLLELTSSGLKVAREGQVALKKILVSYYRECLSDHSLESFFHYVKEISDHLESKLSISLQFFDPQQFLHLLSEYVENGIYSFLFETREDQSYKLEDKKLIIFELDEVRDNRAVLSVMLMLIKSAIQRTIWKNPSERGIILFDEFAKQLKFENVLESVEFYYQAIRKQNGAIGIILQSINQLPETAASASILENTQVIYSLHNEKGYEALRRRLNLSAHDLNQLHSIRNNLTGPRKYTEVFIKIGKQSNVFRLEVPPEVYAAYLTDGKENQQIMTLYKAHGSMEKAIVQFLNQ from the coding sequence ATGCGAATTAATCTCCATGCATATTATCCTATTATCAGCCAACAGGGAGATGCGGTCTTTCTGGGCAATGGTAATTTTTGTTTAGCCTACCGGGTGAGGCTTCCCGAAATCTATTCCCTTTCCGAGACCGATTTTGAAAAACTACATACCTGGTGGCATCAGGCCTTTAAGGGATTACCTTCAGGAACCGTTATTCATAAGCAGGATGTGTATTTAAAACAAGCTTTTAACGGGGAGCGACTCCCTGGTGAAAGTTTTCTGGCCCGGGCAACTTCGAATTATTTTCACGGCCGGGAGTTTCTTTCCCACCAGTCCTATTTGTTTTTCTGCTGGCCTTCCAACCGGTTATTCAATAGAGGGGCGGTGATGAATCCTTTTTTAAAGATTAAAAAGGAGTTCCCGATTACGGCTGATGGCTCTTGTCAGCTTTTCGAGGCGGCAGTTCATGAAGCGGTCAATTTTTTAAATACCACAGCGCTTATTGATCTGGAGGAGATGAAAGCAGAAGAAGTTATCAAACTCACCGATTCTTATTTCAATGGGTTTGGACAGGATGCGGATACCGACATCCGCTCGGGTCAGCTGCATTTGGAGATTGGTGAAAAACCATACGGGATGCTGGCAGTCAATAGCGAGTTGTGCTTTTCCGGAGGAGTTTCCACCAGCCGCATGAACCCGCGGTTTTCCATGGGAGACATTAGCTTTCACCAGGGGTTTATCGATAATCTTGGGCTTGAATTTTCCAGAAATCATGTGGTAAATCAAATTATGTACCTCGATGACCGATCCCACTGGTTGTCGATCCTCAATAAAAGAAGAGAAGAACTTTCCAAGAGTATTCGTTTCGGAACTCAGAATAAAGTCATTCTTGAAAGGATCGAAAAGATCCTTGGCGAGATAAACCGGGACGACCAGGCACGCATAATTCGAGGCCAACTCAATGTACTTTTTTGGAGTGAAGAGAAATCGCAACTTTCAAAGCTTGGAGGCCAATTAAAAGGAGCTTTAAAAGATTTGGATATTCGTCCCTATCAACCTTCAGGAAAAGAGCTCCAGCGATATTTTCTCACCAGCTACTTCGGGTTTTCTTCAGGCTTCTGCAATGAAGACCTGTATGTGAGTGATTTGCGCCATGGCTTATGTCTATGGCTAAATAATACCTCTTATACCAGTGATGGGGCAGGCATTATTTTCAATGATCGGCTTCAGAATATTCCGGTAAGAAAAGATGTTTGGGATGAGGGAAAGAAAAGAATAAAAGCACGCAATTTTGCCATTTTCGCTCCCACAGGAGAAGGAAAATCCTTCCTGGCCAATAATATTCTAAGACAATATTTTGAAAACGGGACCCGGCTGGTCATCATAGATCTAGGAGGGAGCTATTCCAAATTCGCGCTGTTATACCCCGATGACCAGGTAGTATTAAGGTATGAAGATGGAAAAAATTTAGGCATAAACCCCTTTTATATGGCAGGCCCAGATGACCTAAGTCCGGAGCGTATTGAAGATCTGGCCGGATTTTTACTTGAGCTCACTTCTTCCGGACTTAAGGTCGCCAGGGAGGGCCAGGTGGCACTTAAGAAAATCCTGGTAAGCTATTACCGGGAATGTCTTAGCGACCATTCCCTGGAGAGTTTCTTTCATTATGTCAAAGAGATATCAGATCATTTAGAGTCCAAGCTGAGTATATCGCTACAGTTTTTCGATCCGCAACAGTTCCTGCATTTACTCTCGGAATATGTAGAAAATGGCATTTATAGTTTTTTATTCGAGACCAGGGAGGATCAGTCCTATAAACTGGAAGATAAAAAACTGATCATTTTTGAACTTGATGAAGTTCGCGATAACCGTGCTGTGCTTTCGGTGATGCTCATGCTTATCAAGTCGGCTATCCAGCGTACCATTTGGAAAAACCCTTCAGAGCGGGGCATTATTTTATTTGATGAGTTTGCCAAACAACTGAAATTTGAGAATGTACTGGAGAGCGTTGAATTCTATTACCAGGCCATCCGAAAACAAAATGGCGCTATCGGGATCATTCTCCAATCTATCAACCAGTTACCGGAAACTGCGGCATCGGCCAGTATTCTGGAGAATACCCAGGTCATCTATAGTTTGCATAATGAAAAAGGCTATGAAGCACTTCGCAGGCGGCTGAATCTTTCCGCTCATGATCTGAACCAGCTTCATTCCATCCGCAATAACCTTACCGGTCCCCGCAAATACACCGAAGTCTTTATTAAGATCGGAAAACAAAGCAATGTTTTCCGCCTGGAAGTTCCCCCCGAGGTCTATGCGGCATACCTGACCGATGGAAAAGAAAACCAGCAGATCATGACACTTTATAAAGCCCATGGTTCTATGGAAAAAGCAATTGTTCAATTTTTAAACCAGTGA
- a CDS encoding DUF4402 domain-containing protein, which produces MMKKITLICFAIMAIAFSTNAVAQDNASASVNTTANVITPITITGGSALSFGDIVGTSSGGTVTVATDGTRTASATDLTITGTPGTVSAASFTVNGADGYTYAISLPSAFDISNSGGTATMGVGTFVSNPDATGTLTGGTQTVNVGATLTVGADQAPGVYTNATGMTLTVNYN; this is translated from the coding sequence ATGATGAAGAAAATTACTCTTATTTGTTTTGCAATTATGGCAATTGCATTTTCAACTAATGCCGTAGCTCAGGATAATGCCTCTGCTTCGGTAAACACGACTGCTAACGTAATCACCCCCATTACAATTACTGGAGGTTCGGCTCTCAGTTTTGGTGATATTGTAGGTACATCCAGTGGTGGTACAGTTACTGTTGCTACTGACGGTACAAGAACAGCAAGCGCCACCGACCTTACCATTACCGGTACTCCGGGAACGGTTTCTGCTGCATCCTTTACCGTAAATGGTGCAGATGGTTATACCTATGCCATTAGCCTACCTTCTGCTTTTGACATTTCGAACAGTGGTGGTACGGCTACCATGGGAGTGGGCACTTTTGTAAGTAATCCTGATGCAACAGGTACCCTAACTGGTGGAACTCAAACTGTAAACGTTGGTGCTACTTTAACAGTGGGTGCTGATCAGGCTCCTGGTGTGTACACTAACGCAACCGGAATGACTCTTACCGTTAACTATAACTAA